The DNA region CATGGGCGGATCGTAAACTTAACTCGAATGATAACTCAAGTGATCCAGATGGTTCAAAGAATTCTTTTTGGCGTGTTGATTATTGCCCACCATTGTGCCTTCAAGTCTTTGGCACATTTTGAAACTTATATTCCAATGATTTATGGAGAAGATTTGTCATCACAATATGACAAATAGTTATAGAAGTTCAAGATTTGGTTGCAGGAAAGGAATGCTACCATATTACAATTCAAACTCCATCTGATAGTAGAATCACCAATCAAATATATCGGTTGATCTTTTTTAGGGTGTATAACACATGGCAAATATTCTACTATACTGAAATTCCATGCAGCCCTTTTTTTCAGGAAGACAAGCATATTTTCAGCTCTGAACCCAAAGGTACGCAGCAATACgagttgaattgttcttcactTTAGTCAGTCATATCACTACACTAATGTATTAGTAACCTTTAAAACCTTTCTGTCCAACCAACATATAACAAACAAGCTCAAAAGCATTCCCAAAATTCTAAACTCAGAAAGCAACAAGTGTCGACTTTTTGTACCTATACATAATTCCTGGGAGGGTAGCCTGTGCAACAGCATTCTTGACTTTGCAAATTGGACGCTTCGCAACAGAAGACACAGCTAACTGTCCAGATGAACATTGACAAGTGCTGTATAGTGTTGACTGGCCTTGGAATGGTTCAAAACGTTTATTGTCATGCTTGCCTCTAGTCACATTGCAGAATCTCAAATTAGGTCAGCAGAAACAAATACTACAAAGACAACACCAACAGCACAAGTAACATCCGAATTAATTATGTACAGGAAGATATATCTTGGGCCACTGTTTGATATGAAAGTCAAGCAGCCCAAGTTTATCGAACCATCACATTCACAGTAGAGAGGCAGAAGCATCCATTCATAGTTCAGAGAAGGATTATTCTTTCGCGTCGCCTGTACCTTTCAATGTGCAGTTCTTGCAACAACGTAGCCAAGTGAATATCACATTACTCTACTGACTGTTTTCAGGTCTGCTTTAGCTCAGTTCTGAATATGATTGGTGTTGCATTGTGCATGAATCTTGTGTCCTTATTTCTTGCAGGGCTGCGCAGCCATCCCAAGTACAGTGGCTGGAAGAAATACAGTTCTAGAGGAAAGGCCACTTTGTTGGCATTTTTCTGCTGGTCCAGGGCCACATGGCTGCTAGTATTTAGGAGTTGCGATTGCAGCTGACCTTGAAACAGTTCTACCGATGACTGGAATTGGCAAGAGTTGAATGCTTGAACCATAGGACTGTGTGTTGTCAATGATGATTTATCCTGATAGTCTAGCACCTTCTGGTTTTCCGAGCCTGGTAGGTAGCTTGATGTGGTTGAACAACAAATTGAATTGGGTCTAATTCACCATATTGATGGACAGTTTGACCTGTGAGGCTGTATGGAAGATCTATTTCATCAGACATAAGACCTATGTATGGTCAAGAATTCAACATGATAAGTGTCAAACATATCATGAATTGGTACAGGAATGGGCAATTTGTCTAGATATATGCAGCTGATGACAACCATTGCAATTGCTTCAGGATCTGTGAAATTCCTATCAGGTTTTATGTTAAATTTATTGCGCTACAAAACCAATTTGGCACCAGAAGCTTTGTATACATTTCAACATTATCATAAGGAAGGGGTTGAATGAGTCACTTGCTGTCTTTCCAGGTTCATTCACAGTGATATGATGTTAGTGAACAGAGTTAATGCAAACTTTGTGAAGTATGGTTACTACTCTATAGTTATAGTGATAATAACTATAGATAATAGCAAACTCGTGTGGAACCAGGATGCAAGAAAGTCTTCACAGTGATTCCACAAGAAAAGGGTGCATCTTCTTTACCATATACATGGAATTCAAAAATTTTAAATGTGTATAATTGGAAGATTGACCAATTAATTTGTAATCTCGATTCATGAAAAGAAAAGAACTGCACCTGTTAAGTTAAGCTTCAAAAATCTCAATAGTTACAAATGAGTTGGAAGGTTGGATGCTGATGACCTGCAGTCTTTCAAGATTCTTTAAAATTTCAGAGTAAACCTACTGAAGAGAATTAATACGAGCTCTTCGACAACGAATGGCTACCGGAAGCTTCGACACCACAACAATGTTAATGATTCAAAGTTGAATTGGAAGCTCTGCAGTCACCTGGGGGCCATTCTGCTCCTCCTGGGACAGACCTGTGTTggaagttttttttttaatgCATTACTATTCTATTCCGGAAGAATGATCTTTCAACAAACATAAAGACAATCCAGATTCTAAAGTCATATTCCATGAAATTCTATTCACACAGTTTCAAATGCTTGCTAGCTGCCTAGACAAGTGCCCACATGCCATGAATTGAATAGTCTAACGCCCATCAATTAATCAAGATGTGTCCTCACAGTCACCGAACACCATTGATGCAGAACAGTAAGTCAAAAACCTAATGATGGTATCAGCTCAAAGGGAGCAAATTCAATTGCCGCAACTATTTATAAGAGGTTCAAGAAACAAAGATACAAGACTAGGCAATTGAGGTCCTGGGAAACATGGTTCCTCTTTTCAATCAGCACAAACAATAATGTGTAATCCAGACAATAAGTTAGTTTAATTCTGTAACATGTATCGTTGTTCAGATCTATGGTACAATCAGCACAGCATTGTTAAAAAGGGTGAAAACGTGCTGCTGTCATTCCTTCCAAAAAGTTACAGCCTCATCTCAGTCACCACAAAATGAGCATGATTTCATTTGTAACAGCTAAAAGACAGAAGCCCCAGACTTCCCTTTTCCCATTAGTATGTCCTTTGCCTCATTTATCTTCGAAGCAACATAATGGCTGCCACCAGCATCAGGGTGGTTAGCTACCATGACCCTCCTGTGAGCCTCCTTGATCTTGTCCACTGTAGCACGTTCCCTGAAACAACCAGTAAAGGATATAGATAATTAGTGCGAACCATAGAAAACTGCATTCatcctctcccttttctcttcAGAAATTACTAAAGTTAATTCAGTTGACAAGTGCAGGTATTTACGAAAAAGGTCACCTTACGCCAAGGATCAAGGCGGCTTCTCTTCTGTTCATTTCCCCCTGAAATCCCCCAGG from Panicum hallii strain FIL2 chromosome 9, PHallii_v3.1, whole genome shotgun sequence includes:
- the LOC112873603 gene encoding mitochondrial import inner membrane translocase subunit TIM14-3-like, which produces MATPLIAGLSVAAAAMSGRYMIRAWQTFRTRAAMPRVRRFYPGGFQGEMNRREAALILGVRERATVDKIKEAHRRVMVANHPDAGGSHYVASKINEAKDILMGKGKSGASVF